The Gossypium arboreum isolate Shixiya-1 chromosome 4, ASM2569848v2, whole genome shotgun sequence DNA segment acaaataaaaaagttAATGACGAGCCACccacttttcaaaaaaaattactgGTGGTCAATGGAGTTTTAGCGAACAATTCGCACTATTATCTATCCATCACAAAACAACAAAGATAACCACAATATAAATTTGTAAACTGAAAAGAGAAAATACATATAcagtgaatgaaaaaaaaaaagaatgaaagagTTGATGAgaggaatgaaaaaaaaaaaagaatgaaagagTTGATGAGAGGAAAAAAAACGAGCTATAACCAACTTGGAGACTTTAttagatatttataaatatttaaatatataaaattttaaagtaccaATAAATTCGAAATAGTACATGGCAATCTTCATCAAAAGTGTTTtccttttataaataaaaaacaaaaagttTACATCAGAATTTTACAgggattaaataataaatttgagcATAATAGAAGGACCGAAATAAAaatttaaccaaacaaaatgtcAGTTTACGACGTCGTTCACTTCTCCCTTGAAGGTTAAAACCTTCCTTAGTTAGGTTTTAAAAAACTGTATTTCATCAAAGCTTTTAAGGCGCAGAGCCAAAtaacatcatcaaaataatttgaaaaaaagaaaatatggAAGGAGCTTCGTACCAGCGATTCCCAAGGGTCAAAATCCGGGAACTCAAAGACGACTACGCTAAATTCGAGCTCCACGACACCGACGCTTCCATGGCCAACGCCCTCCGCCGCGTCATGATCGCCGAGGTTCCCACCATAGCCATCGACCTCGTCGAAATCGAAGTTAACTCTTCCGTCCTCAACGACGAGTTCATCGCCCATCGACTCGGTCTCATCCCTCTCACTAGCCAACGCGCCATGTCGATGCGATTCTCTCGTGACTGTGACGCCTGCGACGGTGACGGACAGTGCGAGTTCTGCTCCGTCGAGTTCCATCTTCGCGCCAAATGCATAAGCGATCAAACACTGGATGTCACCAGTAAGGATCTATACAGTTCCGACCATACGGTTGTTCCCGTCGATTTCACCGATTACGCTGGCTACGAATCCTCTGAACAAAGGTATTTAGGgtttaaatttgtaatttgtcaCTGTTTAGGTCTAATTGTGAATGTCATCCCTGTAATTTACGAGAAATGAAACGTTAGTCCTCAATTTTGATATATCAAACACTGAGATGTTAGTTGGTGAATGCATGAACTTGAACTGCTGTGTTTTTGAATTTGTAGCATATAAATTACTGAATTGTTGCTTTTTACTAATTTCTTGCGTATAATTTGTTGAAATGCTGATTTTTGGGTTGACGGACAAGATTTAACATTGATActtaattgaactaatttttaagttttcataatgtacaatgaccaaattcTGAATTAGACCAATATTAAATGCATTGCCTTTCTAGTTTCTAGGGTTAGATAAGTAACTGTTTACTTTCAGGGGGATTATCATCGTGAAATTGCGGCGAGGGCAGGAGTTGAGGCTGAGGGCAATTGCAAGGAAAGGGATAGGAAAAGATCATGCAAAATGGTCACCTGCCGCGACTGTGACTTTCATGTATGAACCTGAGATTCACATCAATGAAGATATGATGGATACCTTGACCCTTGAGGAGAAGCAAAGCTTTGTCGACAGTAGTCCTACTAGAGTCTTTGACATTGATCCTAATACCCAACAGGTTCTCCTTTTCTCTACATCATTAATATCAATCTAAGTTATAGTCTGTCACAACAAATTGTTGGGATAATAGAATTAGCATCTACATCATCAAAGGTCCTTTCAAAATCCCTAGTTTGCATGAGTTGAAACATGTTTATTCATATGTTTCTTATGGAAGCTCCTATGATATAACTTAAGTTTGTGGATAATGAAGATATCAATGGAATTTGAGCTTTAGGATAGGTTTTTATATTGGGGTTTGTGCTATTACTACCCTGTTTTTATCTCATTGGCTAACAAGTGAGCTATTGAACTATATTGACTTGTTGGGCGTATCCTTTGTTTAAATGGGTCCACTTGCGCTGCTATGGTTGTCTTGAAAACCAAGATTCTCTTGTTTTGTTAGAATTCTCCAAGAAGAATTCAGGAAATAGTTGGTCAGATTAGATGGTTATCGTCATATTTCTGTGTTGATGGTTATTCTGACTTGCTTGACGCCAAATGATTTGTGTTCTATGAGTACATTGTTTCAATGCCTGTATCACAAGCCAAAAATTTGGATGGATGTACCTAAGAGGTTCCCGTATTATAGGGACCTCATCAATTTAGTTCCTCCActattaaatggatcaatttagtccctatactattaaaaagaatcaactAAGGGCAAATTGGAATAGAGTCCAAATTGGAATAGAGTTAACATTTACTGTTAAAAACATATCATTTACTATTTAACAGACTTAATATTTATAAAGTTTTTATGGTGCTGTATATGAAATCTTTTGTTTGGAATTGAAAAAATAAGTTAAAACACATTTGTTATATGCTAAATgccaaactcttttacaatttagacttatttgattctttttaatagtttagggactaaattgatccatttaataatagagggactaatttgatcTGGTCCCTATAATACATGGACTGCCCAGGTACTTTAACCCAAAAATTTGAGGTTATTCTACTTCACTGCTTCTGCTAACTATGGTATTCCTCTTTATTGTTGAAAACAGGTTGTGGTGGTTGATCCAGAAGCATATACCTATGACGATGAAGTATTAAAGAAAGCTGAAGCTATGGGCAAGCCGGGGCTCGTGGAGATATATGCCAAAGAAGACAGTTTCATTTTCACTATCGAATCTACCGGTGCGGTCAAAGCTTCCCAGTTAGTCCTTAATGCTATAGAAATCCTTAAACAGAAGCTGGATGCAGTTCGCCTCTCTGAGGATACTGTGGAAGCAGATGATCAGTTTGGTGAACTAGGTGCTCACATGCGAGGAGGTTGATTCGCTTGTAAGTAAAAAAAGATTTCATCCGCATTTGTTGCTGACTGCTCTTCCAATCTTTAGGTACACAATCgactacctttttttttttcttccctttttcctcctCAAATTTTGTCACCACATTTGCCATCTATTCTAAACTTAAAAGCCTTTGAAGCATATGGATTGACAAATGATTTAGCTTGGTATTTATGTTACTGCTTTTTTGTTTCATCACACCATCGATTCAGCAGCAAGCTCTTAACCGGATGAAGTATATGGATGCCATTTTGGTTGGGTTTGGCTTAATATATCATTTGAGCAACTAACTCCTTCAATTTAAGCAACCTTCTCCTATTCCAACTACTTGAAGAGCTTGGAACAACATCCCAATAGCTTTTACCTTTCATGGCATATTCTTGAACCCAAGCAATCCGTAAACAACCTTCCTCAATAAGAATGGATTGCACCAGTTGCAAGTGACGAGCCTTGTTCGATTCCTCAAGTCTTCTCAGCCCCAACCCACCCTTTGATTTAGGTGAACAAATCAACTGCCAGCAGACCCTTGCTCCATAAGCATAGCAATCCTTTCCTTTCCAAAAGAATCAAGCTCAAACTTGGAAGATTCCTTTCCAAACTGTTTGCACCAGGAAGATTGAATACTAAAAATCACAGCTTCGATGAGTTGAAGCCAACCAACATAGCTAAGATGCCTAGTAGACCAGCCATTGGTTTTAGCTATAATTTCCTCCATCGAAGGACCACAATCAGAGAATGTCAACGACCTAGACACAATTGGCACCCTCTAATAACGCACAGGCACCTTACCAACTTTAAAATCGATAATGGTCTTCATGGCCTCCAGTTCTTCTAAAGATACCCCAACAACAAAAAGTTAACTTTTAGAAGCATTAAGTTGTAGTCCAGAGAGCAGGTAGAATTCCTCTAAGATACACCAAATACCAACAACAGAATTAGTAGAACCTTAGCAAAGATGAGGAGGTCATCTGCAAAGGAGAGGTGGGAAAGCCGAACTCTGAGACACTTGGGATGAAACTTAAACACACCATATGCAACTACTACCATCAGGAGTCTGGACAAGACATTCATTGCAATAGCAGATAGATAGGGAGAAAGAGGATCTCCCTGCCTTGCTCCCCTTGCCCCTTTAAAGAATCCAATGAACCTAGGAGCAGTGATGCAACTAGCAATCCACTTGACAAATTGCTCAAGGAATCCCATGGCTCTCAATACAGAAATAACAAAATTCCAACTCAAGGAGTCAAAAGCCTTCTAAAGGTACACCTTAAGGGCACATCTATGAGAAATAAACTTTCTACTATATCCCCTCATCAACTCCTGGGGAAGTAGAGTGTTGTCAATAATGTTTCTGCTTTGAATAAAAGACCTTGGAGATACACTTGTAAACTGTGTTACACCATGAAATAGGCCTAAACTGTTTAATATGATTTGGATTCTCAAATTtaggaataaatgaaataataGTAGTACTGAAAGCAGTCGATAACTTTGAGGCGGTGAAGAAATACTGCACAACACGAATAAGATCCTCACCAACAATTTTTCATGCTGATGTGCTTTATCATTCCCGTGCTCAAAAATTGGTGTCTTGATCTATGGTGATGGGCCTAACCATATCATTCTAAGCAGCCATAGACAATGTAGGAAGAATATCTCTAAGCAATTGATCAGCAACACCAATGAGCCCTTTATCAACTTGAATAAATCTTAGAAGTAATCTGTTTATGAGATTCTGGTTTATTACCCCTATCATCAAACAAAGCTCTGATAGAATACATGTTCCTCTTGACAGCAATAGCATTATGAAAAAACTTGGTACTCTGATCACCTACTCCGATCCAATTCATCCAAGCCTTTTGTCTGTAGAAACTTTCCCCGGCATCTTGTAAACTTGGGAACTCAGATTGTAATTGATCACTCATAGTTTCAATTTGACCCTATCAGACAACATATCAAGCTGAGCTCTTTTTGGTTCAACTCTTTTCTATGATACTCTAGAAGATATATCACCATATGCATCATAATTGAGAGCCTTTAAAACTTCTTCAATCtcatcaatttaataaaaagcCTTAACAAAGGATCACCAATCACCTCCCTTTTTCAGGACTCAGCAACAATTTCCATATAGTCCTTATGCTTAACTCAAAAGTTAAAAATCTTAAAAGGGCTTGGGAGAAGAGAAAACATGTTTATATAACCAAACTAGAGGAGGACATTGATTCAACCTTGGAGTGAGGAAAACAATTCATTCATTTAAAATTCGCCAAATCCTTATCAAGCTTCCTAGCAAGGTGGTTGCTTTGATGACTTTTACTTGTCTATGAGTCCGGTTTAGGGTTGGCAAAAAAAATCCGAATTTGATGGgttttgattttgatttgaaaattgAACTTGGGAGGTATGAGTCGggttttcaattaaaaattttaaattatggttGGGTCAAGTTTTAGTTAAACTCGCTTCGAAGAAAGAacacatttaatttttttaacttattaTAGAAATTTTTGAACttctatattttttataatattagatatttttaatgtttataagatatgtattttatttaacctaatataaataattagttaatattTCGAGCCAGGTTGGGTAGGAGTCGAGGAATAGAAATCTAGTTTAGCGTAAGATCGAGTCGGTAGGTATAAACATTGGATCAAGTTTGAGATAGATCGAAAAATCGTTTCACCCTGTTGTCATCTCCAATTTGATTGGAATATTATATCGGATTGGGAAGaagattttaaatttaaataaacttaCTTTGAGTTAttatttatcaatattttttatttaaattagatTCGGacttaaaagaatataaaatgaTTTGGTTTGCTACTTGCtcgtgattaagtttaatcatacaaaataagattaaaagttgtcatgtatttattattatttttattttaaatatcaattaAGAACACTTGATGGTTTCAaataatattaatgtatttaatttaatGGTTAAAAGATTAAAAGTTTAATCTCAAAACTTTGGAAAACAAATTCTAATCTAATTTCTATTTTTACATTCAACTCATTTTTTACTTATTGGAATgacattttattaatatttttgtaatgtaattttaaaatatttttatatatattattaacacAAGGACATGGTTTAAGGTTAAAGATGATTCACACGATTGTGTCGAGATTTGAGTCGGGGTAAAGTcaagggggctggcatgggcctcgGTACtctgtaaaatgtaaaattatattttaggcctttaaaattttataaaattttaaattagtaaagataaaattgtactttagccctcctaaaattataaaattttatttaatttttacaaattataaaaatataaattataaaaattaaaattttattcgatatttttaaaaaaattttgcttCGCCCCGAATGATGATTTTGTGATGTGTTGTAAACTCTTTAAATTTCTTGATTTTATTTGTTTAGTTACTCTAAAGAACCTCtattttatgaatttattaagACTCGATAGAATCGAAAGATAAAATCAAGCCGTATTGAATGGCTGGTGACAATACAAGCCCTATCCTAGGGTGGGGAACCAAGCAAAGATGGGGTCAGTTTATTTAGTATGGTTAGATAGGGTTGTTTATTAACCCCGACAGCTCCCCTATCTCTTGGTGTTTTTCTTACATCACTGATGCCATCATAATCTCTTATTTGCTCAGGCCTCAGCCCTGTTTTTGTACCTTTTAATTAATGGTTTCGAGGGATCCACGTGTAAAAAAAATATATGACGCGTGTTATTTCAAGTACTTCTGAATcttaattgaaaaaaaatcaGTGCTACATTTAATTATTTCGCTCGAGCGAATTGAGTCTTAATTTAATTAGTATGAGTATCATTATAATATAAGAGAATATGGATTTGAATATAATAAAGTGtattatcttttatttaaaaattgataaaaattataaataattttaaatattatataaaaaataaatataatcaaaacttataataaaatattttaaataagaaAAGTATCGGTGAATTGAAAATTCTCATGTGCTTATCACATGGGCCACTGTTAGATAACATCAAATCCACTTAAAGATTTCTCTTGTTATATCTCATTAAATTCTTGAGAATTCCGTCATTAATTCTGCAAATAGCAGTTAAGTCGCATCTTATTGTAATTATACAAGGCACTCCATAATTCTACTATTAGCATATGGTAGAATCAAGGGTGAAGCTGGAAGGCAAGTCGGGTTTGGTCtttcaaaaatgaaaaattactcTTTTAGTGCTTTGAATATTGCAAAAATTTAAGGTAATTTAATGTAAAATTacgttttaaattttaattatactctctctaaaacaaaaaaaattataatttaatccttttaaattgtaaaattttatattaatataataataaaattatattttaacttttcaaaaatttataaattcaaattCGGTTCCTCCCAAAAGAAAAATTCTAGCTTTTAGTTAGAACAACTATTCAAAAGGCATAACACTATCCAAAAGGACTCCAATCCACATCTAAACTACTGAAGcatttatttaaattcaaagcaTTTATTGAATATAGATGTATAAATATCTAAAACAGTAGCGAGGCCAGAGAGGTTGGTAGGGTCTCGActcatttaaaatgaaaattttttcttttaggtttttttataatttataaaattttaaattaataatggtaaAATAACACTTTGGCCCCTTCatgaatgataaaaatttgatttaatcatttaaaaattataaaaatatagtccattaaaatagtgaaattatatgtACTACTATATCTATAATAGTAATACAACTAACACAACTCAAACCCAAATAATATCTAAGGCGATAAATACCCTAACTATTAGACAAACACACGGGCTTCTGACTATATTTCTCACCATGTTTACATttctttaataatattatttcaaTTTGGTCAGTGATTTAGTggcaaaatatttttattgatttgaaCTATTGATAATTCGATTTGAATAATTCAATCTTCTTTCTCTTATAATATATTCGAATCAATTAAATATATGAATAGCAGTGTTGAATTTAGATTTGTTGTGAATTTTTGTTTATAAGTGAAAAATTGCAattattctattatttaattttagttaCCTTTTAATtcttattaacataaaaataaacatttttatttttatattagtaataaattaaaatatcatatgcatttttaaacaattttgaaaatttgattaaCCAAACTGATTTGTTCATGATTTAGATCAATAATTCCAATAGATTGTtcaaatgatttttaaaatatataattttatattaatatttaagttCAAATTGATCAAATCCGAACTTAAATTTATTTATCGAATCTATTCAAAGATGAATTGAGCCAATCGAACTGGGTGAGATACACTCAATCCTAAATAAATCTAGTTCAAATAcgatattttcaaaaaataaaaataaaaataaacctgtaatatatatatatatatatatatatatatatatatatagcttctTCTTTTCTCTACTGCTACCTTTTATTATTGctgtttcctttttcttataatcCCCAGAAAAATCCACAACCACAAACCTCCATTTTCATCTCTTTTGTTGTCTTTTAAACTTTACAGCTGTAAACAAGAATATACTTTAATTATTGTCAATGTTTAGCAGGGATGAAATAAATTTTttggtaaaaattaaattatatagctTTACGAGacttaaaagataattttataatattaataatttatatctttataattttaaaaattaaattaaaattattattttaatcgtgaaagtataattttaataattattaaattaaaattttataaaatttaaagtatCAAAAATAGAATTCATACATTTTAGGGGTCTAGACACTATCGTAGGAGTAAATCATTGCCACATGTATGCATCATTAATATGCAATTCTTACCATTCGATTCCGGGCATACCTATGCATCATTTATATGTAATTCTTACCATTCGATTCTAGTCATAGAGTGATAAAAAATATAGTTTAAGGGTATTTACTATTAATAAAATTACTTATTAAATTAGTGTTACATGTTAATCGAGTACCAACTTAATTAAAATTAGGGCTACTGTTATGATTTTGatgaactttttatttttttcatacttttatatgatttttaaataaaagaatcaaTATTAACAAGCTTAAGGATTGAACTCGTATTTAATGgatttgttttatattattttaaatacacaCTTATATTTTAAATACGTAATTTCCAcataaatacatgtgtgataaaaTTTCTAATATGATTAAAAAATCAATACTAAATTGATGCTATTGAATTatgtaaatttattaaattttagttttttgtgAAACTAAATTGTAACATTTTTAATAAATCTAGCCCaccaattaaatttattttttaaataaaagttttGAAATTCTTTATAATTTATCATCGAAGTGTTTTTGAGCCAAATTGAACTGAATTTATACAAGAGATTCATATATAGGTTAATATCTTATTTAGTTGTTCAAATTTGATTTGGCCTAAATAAACTCAAAATTTGTCCAAATTGATTCATTTTTGTGAATGACGACCTTTAACCCGTTCAAGAATTGTATATAAATTATCTTTCCCTCTtgttatgtatttttattttattaaaatttttaacataaataatttaacatataattttaatatttatattataatataatttatttttaaagatataatgatataaaaaaataaaaaaataatatactaTTTACTTAAAAATAAGTCATATTGAGTTAAACTCAAGCTTTGAATATTAGATCCCCAACTCAGtttatatttttgtttctttaaCCCAACTTGCAATTATTGGAGTGGGCACTAGATGTTTTGGTTCTTTGGGAGCAAGCTGTTTCCCTTTCAACAATACAGCACATTCCTTCTTttcattatatatacatatatatatatatattatatttcaatttaattcggAGTTCAGTCGGGCTGTACCTTTaaatggaaaaatttttaatgttattttctctGTTTATAAATCCGAATCTAAAATATTGGATTTGATGTCAATAAACTAATATTTTGTTCAGGAATGAATTCGATTCGGTCCAATCTTTTGGATTTTTGAACTGCTTATAATAAATTGATTTTCTTCGGTTTTTTAACTTAAGAGCCTCAATTCATTAatgggtaaaatttcaaagttttatcataaatatttaaaagaaataaattttcaagtaaataaaaaaattaataacttttatattttactattttaaatataatttttcttattttaatcctaaaaagtaaaataaaattcaatttgaataaagtttatttttaatttatattttaaattacacAATAAAACATTAGTTCTGATAATATCTGATTTTTTTGACATAATGCCTAGAACTACCGATAGCTTCCCAAACgtataaatagaaaaataatgcgGTTAAACTTTATAATGCCTAGAACTACCGATAGCTTCCCAAACgtataaatagaaaaataatgcgGTTAAACTTTCTCGAAC contains these protein-coding regions:
- the LOC108457823 gene encoding DNA-directed RNA polymerases II, IV and V subunit 3-like, with translation MEGASYQRFPRVKIRELKDDYAKFELHDTDASMANALRRVMIAEVPTIAIDLVEIEVNSSVLNDEFIAHRLGLIPLTSQRAMSMRFSRDCDACDGDGQCEFCSVEFHLRAKCISDQTLDVTSKDLYSSDHTVVPVDFTDYAGYESSEQRGIIIVKLRRGQELRLRAIARKGIGKDHAKWSPAATVTFMYEPEIHINEDMMDTLTLEEKQSFVDSSPTRVFDIDPNTQQVVVVDPEAYTYDDEVLKKAEAMGKPGLVEIYAKEDSFIFTIESTGAVKASQLVLNAIEILKQKLDAVRLSEDTVEADDQFGELGAHMRGG